A part of Melittangium boletus DSM 14713 genomic DNA contains:
- a CDS encoding PAS domain-containing sensor histidine kinase, protein MSTEDEAPAAVPAPETTVAELLELVGKMAAHQPHAPLRGGSGPLAPLAVALNDLATRLAASHEKKMEGMFGLQTLIEQSPNIMFACDLEARIRFINYTLPMHTPEMAMGTILYSWFDPYMVEPVRDVIQKVLTTGERQAFEIPPSLHTGAEWYMARVAPIRSGQEISGFTVILTDITELKRSQFALERSNRELESFAYVASHDLQEPLRKIQTFGERLVKTSAATLSAEGRDYVERMQGAATRMRRLIDDLLSFSRVSSNARPYTQVNLAVVAREVLTDLETVIERAGATVTLGELPVLEADATQMRQLLQNLVGNALKFRREGVPPVISVRGTVEPRSQQCELVVADNGIGFEEKFAGRIFDVFQRLHGRGQYEGTGIGLAICRKIVERHRGRIQARSTPGEGSTFLVSLPLKQLQRQ, encoded by the coding sequence ATGAGTACAGAGGACGAAGCTCCGGCGGCGGTACCGGCTCCCGAGACGACGGTCGCGGAGTTGCTCGAGCTGGTTGGGAAGATGGCGGCCCATCAGCCCCATGCTCCCTTGCGTGGGGGGAGTGGACCGCTCGCTCCGCTGGCCGTGGCGCTCAATGACCTGGCCACCCGGCTGGCGGCGAGCCACGAGAAGAAGATGGAGGGGATGTTCGGCCTCCAAACGCTGATCGAGCAGTCGCCGAACATCATGTTCGCCTGTGATCTCGAGGCGCGGATTCGCTTCATCAATTACACCCTGCCCATGCACACCCCCGAGATGGCGATGGGGACCATTCTCTATTCCTGGTTCGATCCGTACATGGTCGAGCCGGTCCGCGACGTCATCCAGAAGGTGCTCACGACCGGGGAGCGCCAGGCCTTCGAGATTCCTCCCTCCCTCCACACCGGCGCCGAGTGGTACATGGCCCGGGTCGCGCCCATCCGGAGCGGGCAGGAGATCAGCGGCTTCACGGTCATCCTCACCGACATCACCGAGCTCAAGCGCTCCCAGTTCGCTCTGGAGCGCTCCAACCGCGAGCTGGAGAGCTTCGCGTACGTGGCCTCGCACGACCTGCAGGAGCCGCTGCGGAAGATCCAGACCTTTGGCGAGCGCCTGGTGAAGACGTCCGCCGCCACGCTCAGCGCCGAGGGCCGCGACTACGTCGAGCGCATGCAGGGGGCCGCGACGCGCATGCGCCGGCTCATCGATGACCTGCTCTCCTTCTCCCGGGTGTCGTCGAACGCCCGGCCCTATACCCAGGTGAACCTCGCCGTCGTCGCCCGCGAGGTGCTGACGGACCTGGAGACGGTGATCGAGCGGGCGGGAGCGACCGTCACGCTGGGAGAGCTGCCCGTGCTCGAGGCGGATGCCACGCAGATGCGCCAGCTCCTGCAGAACCTGGTGGGCAACGCCCTCAAGTTCCGCCGCGAGGGAGTGCCTCCCGTCATCTCCGTGCGCGGCACGGTGGAGCCGCGCTCGCAGCAGTGTGAGCTGGTGGTGGCGGACAACGGCATCGGCTTCGAGGAGAAGTTCGCCGGGCGCATCTTCGACGTGTTTCAGCGCCTGCACGGGCGTGGTCAGTACGAGGGCACGGGGATTGGCCTCGCCATCTGCCGCAAGATTGTCGAGCGGCACAGGGGTCGCATCCAGGCGCGGAGCACCCCCGGGGAG
- a CDS encoding class I SAM-dependent methyltransferase yields MSGDPTTERAEDPSTQEGIPINLTGVPETMLWTLYNRAGEARRPDGFLRDPECVRVYESIDYDYERSFGKPDASHPMRSRVFDDALRPWLHAHPGGTVVELGAGLETQSHRCDDGRVQWLCVDVPEAIAVRERFLPPSERCRYVPKSALDLGWLDEVDPARGVFVSAQGLFMYFEEADVRRLFVAIVDRCPGVELMFDTIPPWFSRKTLKGFQKTKYYRAPPMPWGIRRDDIEPLLRRWSPRVASTSAVNYGVFARGPSGALLRLCSRLPGLRNLPPAIVHVKTTGATA; encoded by the coding sequence ATGAGCGGCGATCCCACGACGGAGCGAGCAGAGGACCCTTCGACCCAGGAGGGGATTCCCATCAATCTCACCGGCGTCCCCGAGACGATGCTGTGGACGCTGTACAATCGCGCGGGCGAAGCCCGGCGCCCCGACGGGTTCCTGCGCGATCCCGAGTGCGTGCGCGTGTACGAGTCGATCGACTACGACTACGAGCGCAGCTTCGGCAAGCCGGACGCGTCCCACCCGATGCGCTCACGCGTGTTCGACGACGCCCTGCGCCCCTGGCTTCACGCTCATCCAGGTGGCACCGTCGTCGAGCTCGGCGCCGGGTTGGAGACGCAGTCCCACCGCTGCGACGACGGTCGCGTCCAGTGGCTCTGCGTCGACGTGCCCGAGGCCATCGCGGTGCGTGAGCGCTTTCTGCCTCCTTCGGAGCGGTGCCGCTACGTGCCGAAGAGCGCGCTCGACCTCGGATGGCTCGATGAGGTGGACCCGGCACGCGGCGTTTTCGTCTCGGCGCAAGGGCTCTTCATGTACTTCGAGGAGGCCGACGTGCGGCGGCTCTTCGTGGCCATCGTCGATCGCTGCCCTGGCGTGGAGTTGATGTTCGACACCATCCCGCCGTGGTTCTCGAGGAAGACGCTCAAGGGCTTCCAGAAGACGAAATACTACCGCGCGCCGCCGATGCCGTGGGGCATCCGCCGCGACGACATCGAGCCGTTACTTCGAAGGTGGAGCCCGCGCGTGGCGTCGACCTCGGCGGTCAACTACGGTGTGTTCGCGCGCGGGCCCAGCGGTGCACTGCTCCGGCTGTGTTCGCGGCTCCCGGGACTGCGCAACCTGCCGCCAGCCATCGTGCACGTGAAGACGACAGGAGCAACGGCATGA
- a CDS encoding kelch repeat-containing protein yields MQRFRSLSLLSLVLVWLAACHSEQNPASPVTGSVQFATSTRQALSASDISRVTVTSSASDMPSLETELARTDGVWGGVIGNIPAGTDRAFLAQAFDSTGNLRFEGHAEGITVAAGEVTLVTLTLQELTPDVPYTNEAPLIDSVVAAPLVVAPGGSVTLAASAHDPNPGDTLRYAWSASEGVFASPSQAGTTWSAPATSGPVTLTLTVSDSLGAASSVSLTVRVSTGEGGAVLDVRFNSRPVVVGFTSTQSALGVGEQTALSVSATDSDSDALSYQWSATCAGFFDNTTSASAIFTPTALPGDACNNCLVNVAVSDGRGGETTATLALCVAPSASLHLPPTLVRSYQSALSARPSQQLTFEVVASDPENSPLAFAWSAPAGTLGTAATAASSSRVSWTAPTCSRDGANLSVTATVTNGFGLSSSRAFSISVAGLPSCTLGSWAATGTMGSPRFWHEATRLNNGKVLVTGGAINRSNTATATAELYDPASGTWTAVPPMASTRMLHRATLLPNGKVLVAGGSNRATAELYDPATNTWSSAGAMASARESHTATLLPNGKVLVAGGMAFSAVHGTAELYDPATNTWSSAGTMAWPHEDHTATLLSNGQVLVAGGSYNTNTSITAAELYDPATNTWSSAAGLLTPRRGHTATLLPSGKVLIAGGFNGQYFPSVDVYEPATNTWSSTAAMASARGSHTATLLPSGKVLVSGGYNYSGYLSVAEVYDPATQTWVTTAAMNSGRESSVATMLNNGQVLVSGGVASSGVHASAELYTP; encoded by the coding sequence ATGCAGCGCTTCCGTTCCCTCTCGCTCCTTTCCCTCGTGCTGGTGTGGCTCGCCGCCTGCCACTCGGAGCAGAACCCCGCCAGTCCCGTCACCGGCTCGGTGCAGTTCGCCACCTCCACGCGCCAGGCGCTCTCCGCCAGCGACATCTCCCGCGTCACCGTCACCTCCTCGGCCTCGGACATGCCCTCCCTCGAGACGGAGCTGGCGCGGACCGACGGCGTGTGGGGCGGCGTCATCGGCAACATCCCCGCTGGCACCGACCGCGCCTTCCTCGCCCAGGCTTTCGACTCGACCGGCAACCTGCGCTTCGAGGGCCACGCCGAGGGCATCACCGTGGCGGCTGGCGAGGTGACGCTCGTCACCCTCACGCTCCAGGAGCTGACACCCGATGTGCCCTACACCAACGAGGCACCCCTCATCGACTCCGTGGTGGCCGCGCCCCTGGTGGTGGCGCCCGGCGGTAGTGTGACGCTGGCCGCCAGCGCGCATGATCCCAACCCCGGCGATACCCTGCGGTACGCGTGGAGCGCCTCCGAGGGCGTCTTCGCCTCGCCCTCCCAGGCCGGCACCACCTGGAGCGCTCCGGCCACCTCCGGCCCCGTCACCCTCACGCTCACCGTGAGCGACTCGCTCGGCGCCGCTTCCTCCGTGTCCCTCACCGTGCGCGTCTCCACCGGCGAGGGCGGCGCGGTGCTCGACGTGCGCTTCAACAGCCGCCCCGTGGTGGTGGGCTTCACCTCCACCCAGTCCGCCCTCGGCGTGGGCGAGCAGACGGCGCTCTCCGTTTCCGCCACCGACAGTGACTCCGACGCCCTCAGCTACCAGTGGAGCGCCACCTGCGCGGGCTTCTTCGACAACACCACCTCGGCCAGCGCGATCTTCACCCCCACCGCGCTGCCCGGCGATGCCTGCAACAATTGCCTGGTGAACGTGGCCGTCTCCGATGGGCGCGGCGGCGAGACCACCGCCACCCTCGCCCTGTGCGTGGCCCCTAGCGCCTCCCTCCACCTGCCGCCCACCCTCGTGCGCTCCTACCAGTCCGCCCTCTCCGCCCGGCCCTCGCAGCAGCTCACCTTCGAGGTGGTGGCCAGCGACCCGGAGAACAGCCCGCTCGCCTTCGCCTGGAGCGCTCCGGCCGGCACGCTCGGCACCGCCGCCACCGCCGCCTCCAGCAGCCGCGTGAGCTGGACGGCCCCCACCTGCTCGCGGGACGGTGCCAACCTCTCCGTCACCGCCACCGTCACCAATGGCTTTGGCCTGAGCAGCTCCCGCGCCTTCTCCATCTCCGTGGCCGGGCTGCCCTCCTGCACCCTGGGGAGCTGGGCGGCCACCGGCACCATGGGCTCGCCGCGCTTCTGGCATGAGGCGACGCGCCTGAACAACGGCAAGGTGCTCGTCACCGGTGGCGCCATCAACAGGTCCAATACCGCGACCGCGACGGCCGAGCTGTATGACCCGGCCAGCGGCACCTGGACGGCCGTCCCCCCCATGGCCTCGACCCGCATGCTGCACAGGGCGACGCTGCTGCCCAACGGCAAGGTCCTCGTCGCGGGGGGAAGCAATCGCGCCACCGCCGAGCTGTATGACCCGGCCACCAACACCTGGTCCTCCGCGGGGGCCATGGCCTCGGCGCGCGAGTCGCACACGGCCACGCTGCTGCCCAACGGCAAGGTCCTCGTCGCCGGAGGAATGGCCTTCTCCGCCGTCCACGGCACCGCCGAGCTGTACGACCCGGCCACCAACACCTGGTCCTCCGCGGGCACCATGGCATGGCCGCATGAGGACCACACGGCCACGCTGCTGAGCAATGGCCAGGTGCTCGTCGCGGGAGGCAGCTACAACACCAACACCAGCATCACCGCCGCCGAGCTGTATGACCCGGCCACCAACACCTGGTCCTCCGCGGCGGGCCTGCTCACGCCCCGCCGCGGCCACACGGCGACGCTGCTGCCGAGTGGCAAGGTGCTCATCGCGGGCGGCTTCAATGGCCAGTACTTCCCGAGCGTCGACGTGTACGAGCCGGCCACCAACACCTGGTCCTCGACCGCCGCCATGGCCTCGGCGCGCGGTTCGCACACGGCGACGCTGCTGCCGAGTGGCAAGGTGCTCGTCTCGGGCGGGTACAACTACTCGGGCTACCTCTCCGTCGCCGAGGTGTACGACCCGGCCACCCAGACCTGGGTCACCACCGCCGCCATGAACTCGGGGCGAGAGTCCTCCGTGGCGACGATGCTGAACAACGGCCAGGTGCTCGTCTCGGGCGGCGTGGCCTCCAGCGGCGTCCACGCCAGCGCCGAGCTGTACACCCCCTGA
- a CDS encoding helix-turn-helix domain-containing protein, translating to MPDPVPTPGKTTKTPKKRGRSEVWTRGPTAHAIKRELRRLGQRLRELRLERGLTQEQAAEAIGVHPKHMIKMEQGAANLTVATLVAASVAYKVPLRELFSEEEKEI from the coding sequence ATGCCCGACCCCGTGCCGACACCAGGGAAAACGACCAAAACGCCTAAGAAGCGCGGCCGGTCAGAAGTCTGGACCCGAGGCCCCACCGCCCATGCCATCAAGCGGGAGCTGCGGCGGCTCGGGCAACGGCTCCGTGAGCTTCGGCTAGAACGCGGGCTCACTCAGGAGCAGGCGGCCGAAGCCATCGGAGTTCACCCCAAGCACATGATCAAGATGGAGCAGGGAGCCGCCAACCTCACCGTTGCCACCCTGGTAGCCGCTTCCGTGGCCTACAAGGTGCCGCTACGCGAACTGTTCTCCGAGGAAGAGAAGGAAATCTGA
- a CDS encoding enoyl-CoA hydratase-related protein, with the protein MAEFKVDARGPIEIWTIDGEGRRNAISRAMLAEFEGMVARVSRGHETRAVIITGAGDKAFCAGADLKERGTMSEPEVRAFLDGLRHTLRALEKSDCVFIAALNGAALGGGTELALTCDLRVAAPAAELGLTEVRLGIIPGGGGTQRLTRLIGPGRAKDLILTGRRLNAAEAFSLGVVNRLAPEGHLLDTAYSLAESIVENAPVAVATAKHAIDEGVSLELDEALALELRHYEKVLTTEDRLEGLKAFAEKRKPVYKGR; encoded by the coding sequence ATGGCGGAGTTCAAGGTCGACGCACGCGGGCCCATCGAGATCTGGACCATCGACGGCGAGGGGCGGCGCAACGCGATCAGCCGGGCGATGTTGGCGGAGTTCGAGGGGATGGTGGCCCGGGTGTCGCGGGGGCACGAGACGCGGGCGGTGATCATCACCGGAGCGGGGGACAAGGCGTTCTGCGCGGGGGCGGACCTCAAGGAGCGCGGAACGATGAGCGAGCCCGAGGTGAGGGCGTTCCTCGACGGGCTGCGTCACACCCTGCGGGCGCTGGAGAAGAGCGACTGTGTGTTCATCGCGGCGCTCAACGGGGCGGCGTTGGGAGGGGGCACGGAGCTGGCGCTGACGTGTGACCTGCGCGTGGCGGCGCCCGCGGCGGAGCTGGGACTGACGGAGGTGCGGCTGGGCATCATTCCGGGTGGAGGCGGGACGCAGCGGCTGACGCGGCTGATAGGACCGGGGAGGGCGAAGGACCTGATCCTCACGGGCCGGCGGCTCAACGCGGCGGAGGCGTTCAGCCTGGGAGTGGTGAACCGGCTGGCGCCCGAGGGGCACCTGTTGGACACGGCGTACTCGCTGGCGGAGAGCATCGTGGAGAACGCGCCCGTGGCGGTGGCGACGGCCAAGCACGCGATCGACGAGGGCGTGTCCCTGGAGTTGGACGAGGCGCTGGCGCTGGAGCTGAGGCACTACGAGAAGGTGCTCACCACGGAGGACCGGCTGGAAGGACTCAAGGCCTTCGCCGAGAAGCGCAAGCCCGTCTACAAGGGGCGTTGA
- a CDS encoding TIM44-like domain-containing protein: protein MRTPLKRFLVSWTPWLLGGLGLMLLLPLVAEARGGGGEHYTSSRDRDSGGGGGGSIPFELIFWVVRFTFRYPHIMLPLIGVCWALWYFYQKNLHPTGATQRALQQREAEHRTTFSERDVRGWVNALSLKDPQFQLEPLLDKTRQLFLALQDAWFKRDMSPVRPFLSDATYQRFEVQLQLMRAQGVRDAITDIQVLDVGLIGLDQSEWFDTVHLRVRARMRDTDVPASASEAEAIQAAKGARMEVFTEVWSFVRKPGVGTRIGEDLFQGKCPHCGAPFNGGASNQCGYCEAIVNSGNYDWTLSEITQGVEYVRHYAQVDNLREAREEDPALNLEMLEDRASLLFWKWVDAQSRTTTQGLSKVATPEFIGQLDEEQAQLRQRRLRQVFLECAVGGVTVRGFELAPGGFDQAHVEVRWSARMGQGPVNEKPPSLPTVPQRWVFTLLRKHGARTNTANGMSTDRCAQCNAPLTNSAATTCDFCGTQLGTGERDWVLASADSFESWNAQAQRRFDAAPPRPRRQESFAAAPAAPAVSHQEEKPGDDIISDPQERQRLLYMMAALATADGHVDRAERKLLEDCARRWSVPWSQVEMAINTGPSLFTRLVQRGTPEAEVFLTTLVEMALVDGRIDRKERRMLEFAASHLGLQDKLGQLLRDQ from the coding sequence ATGCGGACCCCACTGAAACGCTTCCTCGTCTCGTGGACCCCCTGGCTGCTCGGGGGCCTGGGGCTCATGCTGCTCCTCCCCCTCGTGGCCGAGGCCCGGGGAGGCGGCGGTGAACACTACACCTCGTCCCGGGACCGGGACTCCGGCGGGGGGGGCGGCGGCTCCATCCCCTTCGAGCTCATCTTCTGGGTGGTGCGGTTCACCTTCCGCTACCCCCACATCATGCTGCCCCTCATCGGCGTGTGCTGGGCCCTCTGGTACTTCTACCAGAAGAACCTCCACCCCACGGGCGCCACCCAGCGCGCCCTCCAGCAGCGCGAGGCCGAGCACCGCACCACCTTCTCCGAGCGGGACGTGCGCGGCTGGGTCAACGCCCTGAGCCTCAAGGATCCCCAGTTCCAGCTCGAGCCCCTGCTCGACAAGACGCGTCAGCTCTTCCTGGCGCTCCAGGACGCCTGGTTCAAGCGGGACATGTCGCCCGTGCGCCCCTTCCTCTCGGACGCCACCTACCAGCGCTTCGAGGTGCAGTTGCAGCTCATGCGCGCGCAGGGCGTGCGCGATGCCATCACCGACATCCAGGTGCTGGACGTGGGGCTCATCGGGTTGGATCAGAGCGAGTGGTTCGACACCGTGCACCTGCGTGTCCGGGCCCGGATGAGGGACACGGACGTGCCCGCCTCCGCGTCGGAAGCCGAGGCCATCCAGGCCGCCAAGGGCGCCCGGATGGAGGTCTTCACCGAGGTCTGGTCCTTCGTGCGCAAGCCCGGCGTGGGCACGCGCATCGGCGAGGACTTGTTCCAGGGCAAGTGCCCCCACTGCGGCGCGCCCTTCAACGGCGGCGCCAGCAACCAGTGCGGCTACTGCGAGGCCATCGTCAACTCGGGCAACTACGACTGGACGCTCTCGGAAATCACCCAGGGCGTCGAGTACGTGCGCCACTACGCCCAGGTGGACAACCTGCGCGAGGCGCGCGAGGAGGACCCCGCCCTCAACCTGGAGATGCTCGAGGACCGCGCCTCGCTCCTGTTCTGGAAGTGGGTGGATGCCCAGAGCCGCACCACCACGCAGGGCCTGAGCAAGGTGGCCACCCCCGAGTTCATCGGCCAGTTGGACGAGGAGCAGGCCCAGCTGCGCCAGCGGCGCCTGCGCCAGGTGTTCCTCGAGTGCGCCGTGGGCGGCGTCACCGTGCGCGGCTTCGAGCTGGCCCCGGGTGGCTTCGACCAGGCCCACGTCGAGGTGCGCTGGAGCGCGCGCATGGGCCAGGGGCCCGTGAACGAGAAGCCCCCCTCCCTGCCCACCGTCCCCCAGCGCTGGGTCTTCACGCTGCTGCGCAAGCACGGCGCGCGCACCAACACCGCCAACGGCATGTCCACCGACCGCTGCGCCCAGTGCAACGCGCCCCTGACGAACTCGGCCGCCACCACGTGTGACTTCTGTGGCACGCAGCTGGGCACCGGCGAGCGCGATTGGGTGCTCGCCTCGGCGGATTCCTTCGAGTCGTGGAACGCCCAGGCCCAGCGCCGCTTCGACGCCGCGCCTCCCCGTCCGCGGCGCCAGGAGTCCTTCGCGGCCGCTCCGGCCGCCCCGGCCGTCTCCCACCAGGAGGAGAAGCCCGGGGATGACATCATCTCGGATCCCCAGGAGCGCCAGCGCCTGCTGTACATGATGGCCGCGCTCGCCACCGCCGACGGGCACGTGGATCGTGCCGAGCGCAAGCTGCTGGAGGACTGCGCGCGCCGCTGGAGCGTGCCCTGGAGTCAGGTGGAGATGGCCATCAACACCGGCCCCAGTCTCTTCACCCGGCTCGTGCAGCGCGGCACCCCCGAGGCCGAGGTCTTCCTCACCACGCTCGTGGAGATGGCGCTCGTGGACGGACGCATCGACCGCAAGGAGCGGCGCATGCTGGAGTTCGCCGCCTCCCACCTGGGCCTCCAGGACAAGCTCGGGCAACTGCTCCGCGATCAGTAA
- a CDS encoding SMI1/KNR4 family protein codes for MDASRTRIQRIRTRLGMARERWRVFEARGGAPRARYFGARKHRFELAPPVTLEAVRQWEAAFQVELPEAYRIFLTELGEQGAGPFYGLDSPWGLLRKSAEARAGYGGWMRAPCSLREDLPPGGPEDTRWLERIGGADWEERFNQDKWSPSQGTLSLVQVGCGEEIVLILNGPLRGRLCQLCEVWQTPQVHAAPDFLTWYEDWIEGVILGADTPGLA; via the coding sequence ATGGACGCCTCCCGAACCCGCATCCAGCGCATTCGCACCCGGCTGGGGATGGCGCGTGAGCGTTGGCGGGTGTTCGAGGCACGAGGCGGCGCTCCTCGGGCGCGGTACTTCGGCGCGCGCAAGCATCGCTTCGAGCTGGCTCCGCCGGTGACGCTCGAGGCGGTGCGCCAGTGGGAAGCGGCGTTCCAGGTGGAGCTGCCCGAGGCGTACCGGATCTTCCTGACGGAGCTGGGAGAGCAGGGCGCGGGGCCCTTCTACGGCCTGGACAGTCCCTGGGGCCTCTTGCGCAAGAGCGCCGAGGCACGCGCGGGCTATGGCGGTTGGATGCGGGCGCCGTGCTCCCTGCGCGAGGACCTGCCCCCTGGGGGGCCGGAGGACACGCGCTGGCTGGAGCGCATCGGCGGGGCGGACTGGGAGGAGCGCTTCAACCAGGACAAGTGGTCGCCCTCGCAGGGAACCCTGTCCCTGGTCCAGGTGGGGTGTGGCGAGGAGATCGTGCTCATCCTCAACGGCCCGTTGCGCGGACGGCTGTGTCAGCTGTGCGAGGTGTGGCAGACGCCCCAGGTGCACGCCGCCCCGGACTTCCTGACCTGGTACGAGGACTGGATCGAGGGCGTGATTCTCGGAGCGGACACGCCCGGGCTCGCTTGA
- a CDS encoding DUF1501 domain-containing protein, with the protein MTTRVSRRSLLQASGLTLVPSFLARAAEQVPGGRRRVLVTLFLRGGVDGLSLVPPVGDADYHRARPTLALPASGEGAALRLDDTFGLHPGLAPLMPLWSGGSLAVVHAVGLPLPVRSHFDAQDFIETGVPGMRSLRDGYLNRALAGLPPERPDTFRAVALQSTLPRALSGPEAALALGSLADFRWRDTGRGASFAALYAGAVDEALRTTGAEASDALSLVADHRLAAMAPANGAEYPRVPVGRSLQDIARLIRADVGLRVATADMGGWDTHVGQGSVNGPFAARTRELGEALGAFVQDLGPRFEDVLVVVMSEFGRTVKENGNQGTDHGTGGAMLVLGGGVRGGRVVGPWKGLAPEHLLEERDVPSLTDYRGVLSEALEGHLGVRTLASVFPGFHVVPEARLRLLGA; encoded by the coding sequence ATGACGACGCGTGTCTCCCGCCGATCGCTCCTCCAGGCCTCGGGCCTGACCCTGGTGCCCTCGTTTCTCGCTCGCGCCGCCGAACAGGTGCCCGGAGGGCGGCGGCGGGTGCTCGTCACCCTGTTCCTGCGGGGTGGGGTGGATGGGCTGTCGCTCGTGCCTCCGGTGGGGGACGCGGACTACCACCGGGCCCGGCCCACGCTGGCGCTGCCGGCCTCGGGCGAGGGCGCGGCGTTGCGCCTGGATGACACGTTCGGGCTGCACCCGGGACTCGCGCCCCTGATGCCGCTGTGGAGCGGGGGCTCGCTCGCGGTGGTGCACGCGGTGGGCTTGCCCCTGCCGGTGCGCAGCCACTTCGACGCCCAGGACTTCATCGAGACGGGCGTGCCGGGCATGCGCTCCCTCCGGGATGGCTACCTCAACCGCGCCCTGGCCGGGCTTCCCCCCGAGCGGCCCGACACCTTCCGCGCGGTGGCGCTGCAATCCACCTTGCCCCGCGCGTTGTCCGGCCCGGAGGCGGCACTGGCCCTGGGCTCGCTGGCGGACTTCCGGTGGCGAGACACGGGGCGGGGGGCGTCCTTCGCGGCGCTCTACGCCGGAGCGGTGGACGAGGCCCTGCGCACCACGGGCGCCGAGGCGAGCGATGCGCTCTCGCTCGTGGCGGATCACCGGCTCGCGGCGATGGCGCCGGCGAACGGAGCGGAGTATCCGCGCGTGCCGGTGGGCAGGAGCCTCCAGGACATCGCCCGGCTCATCCGCGCGGACGTGGGCCTGCGGGTGGCCACGGCGGACATGGGGGGCTGGGACACGCACGTGGGCCAGGGGAGCGTGAATGGCCCCTTCGCCGCGCGGACGAGGGAGCTGGGCGAGGCCCTGGGTGCCTTCGTCCAGGACCTGGGGCCCCGGTTCGAGGACGTGCTGGTGGTGGTGATGAGCGAGTTCGGCCGCACGGTGAAGGAGAACGGCAACCAGGGGACGGACCATGGCACGGGAGGGGCGATGCTGGTGCTGGGCGGCGGGGTGAGGGGCGGGCGCGTGGTGGGGCCCTGGAAGGGGCTCGCGCCGGAGCACCTGCTGGAGGAGCGGGACGTGCCCTCGCTCACCGACTACCGCGGGGTGCTGTCCGAGGCGCTGGAGGGCCACCTGGGCGTGCGCACCCTCGCGTCCGTTTTCCCGGGCTTCCACGTGGTCCCCGAGGCCCGGTTGCGGCTGCTCGGAGCGTGA